The DNA region CGACGAGCCGCTCGGCAAGCTCGATTCGCTGACGCGGATCGCGATGCAGGCCGAGCTCGTGGCGTTGTGGCAGCGCAAGGGCTTCACCACGCTGCTGGTCACGCATGACGTCGAGGAGGCGCTGGTGCTCGCCAACCGCGTCATCGTGCTCTCCGATCGGCCGGCGCGGATCAAGGCTGATATCGCCGTCGCCCGGCCATACCCGCGGCATCGCGGCGATCCCTATCTGGCCGATCTGCGCAGGCAGATCCTCGGGCTGCTCGGACTGGAGGCGACGTGGTGACGACCGCCGCGAGGGAGCTGCCGCCGGCGAACCAGCCCGAGCACATCGCGCGCGCGTTGCGGCTTGCCGAGGTGTTTGCCGCGCGCGCCCCCGTACATGATCGCGACGCCAGCTTTCCCTTCGAGAATTTTGCTGACCTGTCGCGCGAAGGCCTGCTGGCGCTGACCGTGCCCGTGGCGCTCGGCGGGGCCGGGGCGGGCGCGCGCGATGCCACGCGCGTGCTCGGCATCATCGGCAAGGCCGATCCATCGACCGCGCTGGTGCTGTCGATGCATTACATCCAGCATCTGGTGATGGCGCGCAGCACGCGCTGGCCCGGCCGTCTGGCGCGCAAGCTCGCCAAGGAAACGGTCGAGGGCGTGGCGCTGATCAACGCGTTGCGCGTCGAGCCCGAGCTCGGCTCGCCCGCGCGCGGCGGCCTGCCGGCGACCACGGCGCGCCGCACCCAAACCGGCTGGCGGCTGACCGGCCGCAAAATCTATTCGACCGGCGCGCCGATCCTGAAATGGTATTCGGTCTGGGCGAAGACCGACGAGCCGGAGACCCGCGTCGGTTTGTTTCTGGTTCCAGCCGGATTGCCGGGAACGCGGATCGAGGAAACCTGGGATCATCTCGGCCTGCGCGCCAGCGGCAGCCACACCGTGATCTTCGACGACGTCGTGTTTCCGCTGGATTCTGAGATCGACGTTCGCAGGCCAGACGACTGGAAGGTTCCTGACGTCACCCAGGCGACCGTGCATGCGATCTTCGTCGCCGCGATCTATGACGGCATCGCCCGCGCGGCGCGCGACTGGCTGGTCAAATTCCTGAAGGAACGGGTACCCGCCAATCTCGGCGCGCCGCTGGCGACGCTGCCGCGCATGCAGGAGGTCGTCGGCGGCATCGAGGCCCGGCTTGCCGTCAATGCCCGCCTGATCGACAGCTTCGCCGCCGATTTCGATAACGGCTTCCCGCTGTCCGCGATCGAGTCTAACATCATCAAGCTGACGGTGACCAATAACGCCGCAGCAGTGGTGGAGGATGCCTTGTCGCTGACCAGCAATCACGGCCTGTCGCGAACCAATCCCCTGGAGCGGCATTACCGTGACGTGCTGTGCGGCCGCGTCCATACCCCGCAAGACGATGCCACCCGTGTCTCCGCCGGACGCTCCGTGCTGGGCGTCTGAAAACAACAGCCAACAACAACGGAGTTGTCAGTTATGCCGGTCGAGTTCATCGGCTTCATCACCAACAACAATGCCTCCGAGACCATTGTCCGGTCAGGCCCGGTGCTCGATCCGCCCTATATCGAGACCGTCGCCAAGGCCCATGAGCTGGCCGGCTTCGATCGCGCGCTGCTGGCGTTCCACTCGACCACGCCGGACGCGCTGCAGGTCGCGCAGCACGTCCTGACCATCACCAAGCAGCTCAAGGTGATGATCGCGCAGCGCCCGGGCTTCACCGCGCCGACGCTCCTGGCGCGCCAGCTTGCGACGCTGGATCAGTTCTATGGCGGCCGCGTCTCGCTGCACGTCATCACCGGCGGCAACGCCATCGAGCTGCGCCAGGACGGCAACACGCTCGACGACAAGGACGAGCGCTACGCCCGCACCAGCGAATTCCTCGACGTGGTGCGGCTGGAATGGACCAGCGAGAAGCCGTTCAACTACAGCGGCAAGTATTACAGCGTCGAGAACGGCTTCTCGCAGGTGAAGCCGTTGCAGAAGGGCGGCATCTACACCTTCGTCGGCGGCGGCTCGGACGCCGCGGTCGAGGTCGCGGGCAAGCATGCGGACACCTTCGCGCTGTGGGGTGAATCCTACGCCCAGGTGCGCGACGTCACCGCGCGGGTGCGCGCAGCGGCTGCCAAGCACGGCCGCCCAACGCCGCGCTTCAGCCTGTCGGTACGGCCGATCCTGGCCGACACCGAGGAGAAGGCGTGGGCGAAGGCGGAGCATATCCTCGCGCGCGCCACCGCGCTGCAGGACCAGACCGGCTACCGCCGGCCCAATCACGCGACCGATGGCGCCAAGCGGCTCCTGGCGCTCGCCGATCAGGGCACGCGGATCGACAAGCGGCTGTGGACCGAGATCGCAAAGCTCACCGGCGCCAACAGCAACACCACCGCGCTGGTCGGTACGCCCGAGCAGGTCGCCGAAGTGTTCGCCGACTACTACGATCTCGGCGTCAGCCACTTCCTGATCCGCGGCTTCGATCCGCTGGTCGATGCCATCGACTACGGCCGCGAGCTGATCCCGCTGACCCGCAAGCTGATCGAAGCGCGCGACCAGCAGCGGGGGATTGCCGCCGAATGATCCGTCTCATTGTCGCGGCGGCGCTTGCGCTCGCCGCCATCGACGCGGCCGTCGCGCAGACCACGCTGCGCGTCGGCGACCAGAAGGGCAATTCGCAGGCCGTGATGGAAGCGGCCGGCGTGCTCAAGGACGTTCCCTACAAGATCGAGTGGAAGGAGTTCGCCGCCGCGGCGCCGCTTCTGGAGGCGCTCGGGGCCGGTGCGATCGACACTGGTCTCGTCGGCGACGCGCCGTTCACGTTCGCGGCGGCCGCCAAAATTCCGGTGAAGGCGATCGCGGCCGTGCGGCAGTCGCGCGACGGGCTTGCGGTCGTGGTGCCGGAGAATTCTCCGATCAAGAGCTTCGACGATCTGCGCGGCAAGAAGATCGCAACCGGCCGGGGCTCGATCGGCCATCAGCTGATCCTGGCCGCGCTGGAATCGAAGGGCTGGCAGGCGAGCGACGTGCAGATCGTGTTCCTGGCGCCGTCGGATGCCAAGGTTGCCTACACGCAAGGCTCGGTCGATGCCTGGTCGACCTGGGAGCCCTATGTCAGCCAGGAAGAAGTGCTGTTCAAGTCGCGCCGCGTCATCACGGCCGACGGCATCACGCCCGGCCTCGGCTTCCAGGTCGCGACGCCGGATGCGATCAAGGACAAGCGCGCCGAGCTCGAGGATTTCGTGCGGCGCCTCGCGGCGGCGCGCGCATGGTCGCAGAGCAATGTCGAAGGCTACGCTGCGACCTGGGGCAGGCTGATGAACATCCCGCCCGCGGTGCCGCTGAACTGGCTGACGCGGGCCAAGATCCGCATCGCGCCGATCGACGACAGCGTGGTGGCCGACGAGCAGAAGACCATCGATCTCTACGACCGCTGGGGCCTGATCCGGCAGAAGATCAACGCCGCCGACATCGTCGATCGCTCGTTTGCAGCGGCGGTGGAGAAGGGCGCCGGGCTGTAGGCAATTTGCAAGCGACGCCAAACATTCAGCGTCGTCCTGGCGAAAGCCAGGACCCATTACCCCGGATGCTAGTTTTTGTAGGACGCTGAGGCCGCGATCCCGCTCACCATCAAATTCGGTGGTAATGGGTCCTGGCTTTCGCCAGGACGACGGGCGTGAGGGCTTACGCATTCTGAAGAGGCGACCGCTGCAAGCGGGAGATGTGGACCATCTGCGCGGAAGCGGTTCAACGTCGCACGATTGCACCGCTAACGAACCCGTGATCTCGAAAACATCCATTCGTCCGCAGGCCGCTGCGCGGCAAGGATTTTCCCCTCTTCGCGCATTCCAAAACCGCAACGTTGCTATTTTCGCCGCGGCCTTGCCGCACCCACCGGCGCTGCCAAGATCAAACGGAGGAACAATCGAGTCCGGGAGATCACCGTGGGCCTTCAAGAAACTCGCATCGAGTCGCTGCCGTTTGTGACCGCTGAACTGAATTATCTCGCGCCGACGCCGGGCAAGCCCCGAACTTACGCTTTCGATCCGCCGCCCGGCGAACCCAAATCCACTGCACTGCCCGAAGCTCACAATGTCCCGATCTTTGACGGGCGTCTGATCGCCGACAGCTTCTCGCTCGACCGCGAGGGCTTTGCGCTGGTCAAGCATCCGACCTTCGTGAAGGACTATTACGACGACAACGAAGTCCGCAACGTTTACTACCCGGCCGTCGAAGCCTTCCTCAAGGCGACGCTGAAGGCGGATCGCGTCTTCATCTTCGATCACACCGTGCGCAAGCGTGTCGAGGGTGCGGCTGATATCCGCGGCGGCGGCCCGCGCCAGCCCGCCACCCGCGTCCATGTCGACCAGACCGCCGTTTCCGGCCACAACAGGGTGTTCGAGCACTTGCCCGACGAGGCCGAGCAACTCGTCAAGGGCCGCGTCCAGGTGATCAATCTGTGGCGTCCGATCCGCGGCCCCTTGCGCGATTCACCGCTTGCGATGGCCGACGGCACCACGGTTGCCCCGGAGGATCTGATCGCATCCGACCTGATCTACCCGAACCGCAGCGGCGAGACCTATTCGGTGAAGTACAATCCGAACCATCGCTGGTTCTACATTCCCGAGATGACGCCGGACGAGGCGATCCTGCTGAAATGCTACGACTCGGCGACAGACGGCCGGACGCGGTTCGGACCGCACACCGCCTTCGTCGATCCGACCACGCCTGCGGATGCGGCGCCGCGCGAGAGCATCGAGCTCCGCACGCTGGTGTTCCATAAGCAGTAAGGGGCGCGCTTCCCATAAATTCGTCATGCCCGGGCTGAAGCGCGAAGCGCGTCTTCGCGCGGATGTCCCGCGCATCCACGTCTTCGGCTTCGCGTGAAGAAAGACGTGGATCGCCGGGACAAGCCCGGCGATGACAGCATCGCGGGCGTTGCCCCCAAACTTGGCACCATCAGCCCAATAATGTTACGCCCGTCCCCCAACTGCTTGGGGAAGGGCGATTCATGGACGGCGTGGTGACGAAGGAAGCAGCGGGGATCGGGTTCCGCGCCCTGGTTCTTGCGCTTCTGGCATTGGGCTCTGGTCACATGCTGTCGACGCTGCTGCGCACGATCCCGGCGATCAGCCTCGATCTGATGGCGCGAGATTTCGGCACCTCGCCGCAGGCGCTGGCGAGCCTCACCTCGATCTATCACTTCTCCTTTGCCGCCTCGCAGATCCCGGTCGGCGCCGCGATGGACCGTTTCGGCGTGCGGCCGGTGTCGCTGAGCCTTCTCGGAGGTACCGTGGTCGGGACGCTGGTCTCGGCGCTCGCCACGGGTCCCGCGAGCTTCGTGCTCGGGCAACTGATGCTCGGCATCGCCACCTCGGGCATGCTGATGTGCCCGATGACGCTGGCCGCCAAGCAGATGTCGGCGGCGAAGTTCGGACTGTGGTCCGGCCTGATCCTCTCGATCGGCAATATCGGCATGCTGCTGTCGGCAAGCCCGCTGGCCTTCGTGGTCGATCAGTTCGGCTGGCGCGCCGGCTTCTGGGGCTCGGCCGGCTTCGGCATTGTGGTGCTGATCGCGGTATTCGCGCTGGTGCCACGGCAGCCGGCGGCGCATGCGGATGATTCCTCACCCTTGCAGCAGATGGCCGAGGTGCTGCGGCTCGGCCTGTCGCGCGGCCTGCGCGGACTGATCGCGCTGTCGCTGGTGTCGCTCGGTGCCTCGCTGGTGCTGCGCGGCCTGTGGGGTGGGCCGTGGCTGATGGATGTGAAGGGCCTGAGCCGCATCGAGGCCGGCAATGTGCTCGGCCTGTTCACGCTGGCGATGATCATTGGCCCGGCCTGTATCGGCGCGATCGATCGCAAGTTCGGGCATCGCCGCACCATGGTGGCGTCGACCCATGCCGTCGCCGCGCTGCTGCTGGTGCTGATGGCCGCCGGCGCGCCGCATTTGGCGGTCTCGAACCTGCTCGGCGTCGCCGTGATGCCGGTGCGGTATGATCTCGTGCTGCTGATCCTGATCGGGTTTGCGACCTCGGCGCAGCCGCTGATCTACGGCATGACGCGGCAGCTCGTCGACGCCCAGAACACCGGCAAGGCGCTGTCGTCGGTCAATCTCGCTTTCTTCCTCGGCGCGGCGCTGCTGCAATTCAGCACCGCCGGCGTTGCGGCGCTGTTCGGGCTGCCCGCGGTGCTGCTGTTCGTCGCCGGCGCCCTGGTGATCGGGATCGTGCTGTTCCTGACCTATACGCGGCCTTCCGCGGCCTAGATCGCCTGCGCCTGCTTGCGGATTTCGTTGGCAAGCGGCCGCAAGGAATCGACCCCGCGCGGCCCGACGAGGCTATAGCCCGTGCCGCCGTCGGCCCAGGAGAAACCTGCGATGTCGCCGCCCGAATGCGCGGCCATCGGCGCGTTCTGATCCGACGTCATCGGACGGGTGAGGACCACAAGCCGCTCGCCGTGATCATCGTCGTACATGAACATGGCCGCCGGACCGTGCGCCGTCGGCACCACCCGTCCGCCCATCAAGCGATATCCCGACTTGGTCAGATCCGGCAGCTTGACCGGCTGACGCAGCCGGTTCGAGACCCATTGCACAAGCTCGGTGCTGTCGCGCAGCTCGACCGGCCGGGTGCGATCGGAGGCGTACACCTTGTAGGAATCGCTTGCTTCCTCGGCCAGCGCCGCAATCCCGCCGGCAGGTGCCAGCGTCGCGCTACGGATTACCCATCCGCCGAGGCCGCCGATCGAGAGCATCAGCATCGCTGCGATCGCCCAGCGGAAGGACGAGGGGCGGCGGCGCGGGCGCTCGATCATCCTGGCGAGGTTGAGCTGCGGCGGCAGCGGTTCCTCGGCAATCGGCAGCAGTGCCGATCGCAGCAGGTTACGCTCGTCGGAGTAGGCGGCGATGCGCTTGGCCATATCAGGATGCTTTTCCAGATAGGCGGTGATCTCCGCCTCGCGCTCCGGCTCCAGCGCGCGATCCACATAGGCATGCAGATCGTCTTCGGTAATGGGTCGATTGCTCATGTCTTGTTCCGCAATTGCACGACATTATGATCCAGTTGGCCGGCAGTGCCCTCCAACTCTTGATGGAGCCGCTCGCGGGCGCGCGCCAGGCGCGACATCACCGTGCCAATGGGCACGCCGAGCACCTTCGCGGCGTCAGCGTAGGACAAGTCCTCGACGCCGACGATCAGGAGGACCGCACGCTGGTCATGCGGAAGCTTTGCGAGCTTCGCCATGACGTCGCGATACATCACCTTCTGCTCCTGCGCGGCTTCCTGACCGAACGCATCCTCGTTGGTTTCGTCGATCGCGACATGGACGCCGCGCGTCGTTGCGCGGCGAAACTGGTTGATGGCGAGATTGTGAAGGATTGCGAACAGCCACGGCCGCGGATTGTCCGACCGCCGCTGCTCCCAATGAATGACGGCGCGTTCCAGGCAGTCCTGCACCAAATCGTCGGCCGCTGCGTGGTCGCGGACGAGGGCCCGCGCATACCGCCGCAAGGCGGGTATCAGCGGTTCGACGAGGCGCAGCATGTCGTTCATGGCGTTTGCACCTGGATGACCGCACCGAGTTTCGCCGGTTCGCCTGATGCGATGACGAGATAGCGCCGTTCGGCCTTGGCCGCGCTCTGCACGATCTGGCGGATCGGACCAGCGGCGTTGACGATCGCTGAGCCGGCGGGATTGGTCATGAAGGCTGCCAGGGGCTCTACCGATCCCGTCCCATCGGCATGTTCGGCCAATCCTAGCACGTAGCGCTGCTTGGGTTCGAGCCCGGTGACCGATGCCTGCACCACCTGGATCAGGCCCTGATCGAACAGCGAGACGCTGGTCGGCGGCTTGTCGCCCTTGGCCTCGTGCTTCGGCGCGAGCGCGAGGTGGGCGGCCTGGCCGGCGACGCCGAGCGCCTGCAGGTTCTGACGGTCATCAGGATTCGGCACGGCGTTCGGCACGTAGGCGATCGCCTGCGGTGCCTGACCGATCGGGATGTTGGCGATCACCTTGTTGGTCGCGGTGTCGATCGCGGCCAGCGCATCGGCATTTTCCAGACCGACATAGACCCGCGTGCCGTCGCCGGACGGCCAGATGCCATGCGGGAGGTTGCCGACCGGAATGGTCGCGACCTCGGAGAAGTCGTCGGTGCGAAACACCTTGACCTCGTTGGTGCCGCCGACCGTCACATAGGCGAAGGTCCCTTTGGCCGTCTTCGCGAAATTGACGTGGTTGGTAATCGGGCCGGTGTCGATCGTCTTGATCAGGTTGAACGGCGGCTTGGCGTTGAAGACCTGCGTCCTGCCGACATCCTTCAGCGTGAACCACACCTGCTCGCCGTCCGGCGTCGCTGCGATGTTGGGGCAGAACGGGCTTTCCTGCTTCACCTTGGCGACGATCTGATGGTCGGCGACCGAGACCACGTCGGTTTCCGGATTGAATGAGGAGCAGATGTAGCCGTACTTGCCGTCGGGCGAGAAGATCTGCATGCCCGGTCCTGCCGGCACCTCGATCCGCATCGTTTCCTTGAAGCTCTGCGCGTCGATCACCGAAATGTAGTTCTCGCCGCGCACGGTGACCCACACTTCCTTGCCGTCCGGCGTGAAGAACGCCTCGTGTGGCGAACGCCCGACATAGGTGACGTGCTTGACCGCATTGGTTGCCGTGTCGATGAAGGTCACCGAATTCGAGCCGATCGAGACGATGGCGAGGGTGTGGTGGTCGGGCGAATAGCCCATGCCGTGGACCAATACCTGTCCCTTGTAGAGCGGGCTGAAATTGCCGGGCTGCGGGTCGCCGAGCTTGATCACGCCGAGCAGCTTGTTGTCGACGGGATCGGTGACCGACACCGTGTTCGAGAACTGCTCGGCAGCGTAGACGCGGTCGTGATGGCTGATCGGGATGTCGGGCGAGGACGCGGTGCCCGGCGCCTGTCCTGCAAACGCCGATGTCGACAGCGCGATCATGCTGGTGGCCAACAGGCCCTTCATGAACTGGCCGGTCATCACTTGGTCTCCTGCTTCATCATATCGTGGTGCATGTTCATGTGATCGTGCGTGGTCGCCGCCGGGCCGGGTTTCGCGCCGGGTTGTTGTGTCGGGGCGGGTGTCGTGTCCGTGACCTGTTCGCCGAGTGCGAGCTTCATGGCGTCGATCTCCTGGCGTTGCTCGACGATGATCTCCTGTGCGATCCGGCGCAGCCGCTCGTTCTTGCCGTAGCGGAGCTCGATCACGGCCATGTCGATGGCGCCCTGGTGGTGCGGCGTCATCATCGCGACGAAGTCGCGGTCGATATCGCCGCTCGGCTTGGCAGCCATGTCGTTCATCATCTTGGTCATCGCGGCATCGTTCTCCGCGAGGAAGGCGCTCTCTTCGGCCGACTGCGCGGTCTGGGCCGGCTGATGGG from Bradyrhizobium sp. B124 includes:
- a CDS encoding acyl-CoA dehydrogenase family protein; its protein translation is MVTTAARELPPANQPEHIARALRLAEVFAARAPVHDRDASFPFENFADLSREGLLALTVPVALGGAGAGARDATRVLGIIGKADPSTALVLSMHYIQHLVMARSTRWPGRLARKLAKETVEGVALINALRVEPELGSPARGGLPATTARRTQTGWRLTGRKIYSTGAPILKWYSVWAKTDEPETRVGLFLVPAGLPGTRIEETWDHLGLRASGSHTVIFDDVVFPLDSEIDVRRPDDWKVPDVTQATVHAIFVAAIYDGIARAARDWLVKFLKERVPANLGAPLATLPRMQEVVGGIEARLAVNARLIDSFAADFDNGFPLSAIESNIIKLTVTNNAAAVVEDALSLTSNHGLSRTNPLERHYRDVLCGRVHTPQDDATRVSAGRSVLGV
- a CDS encoding LLM class flavin-dependent oxidoreductase; translated protein: MPVEFIGFITNNNASETIVRSGPVLDPPYIETVAKAHELAGFDRALLAFHSTTPDALQVAQHVLTITKQLKVMIAQRPGFTAPTLLARQLATLDQFYGGRVSLHVITGGNAIELRQDGNTLDDKDERYARTSEFLDVVRLEWTSEKPFNYSGKYYSVENGFSQVKPLQKGGIYTFVGGGSDAAVEVAGKHADTFALWGESYAQVRDVTARVRAAAAKHGRPTPRFSLSVRPILADTEEKAWAKAEHILARATALQDQTGYRRPNHATDGAKRLLALADQGTRIDKRLWTEIAKLTGANSNTTALVGTPEQVAEVFADYYDLGVSHFLIRGFDPLVDAIDYGRELIPLTRKLIEARDQQRGIAAE
- a CDS encoding ABC transporter substrate-binding protein, whose amino-acid sequence is MIRLIVAAALALAAIDAAVAQTTLRVGDQKGNSQAVMEAAGVLKDVPYKIEWKEFAAAAPLLEALGAGAIDTGLVGDAPFTFAAAAKIPVKAIAAVRQSRDGLAVVVPENSPIKSFDDLRGKKIATGRGSIGHQLILAALESKGWQASDVQIVFLAPSDAKVAYTQGSVDAWSTWEPYVSQEEVLFKSRRVITADGITPGLGFQVATPDAIKDKRAELEDFVRRLAAARAWSQSNVEGYAATWGRLMNIPPAVPLNWLTRAKIRIAPIDDSVVADEQKTIDLYDRWGLIRQKINAADIVDRSFAAAVEKGAGL
- a CDS encoding CmcJ/NvfI family oxidoreductase, translating into MGLQETRIESLPFVTAELNYLAPTPGKPRTYAFDPPPGEPKSTALPEAHNVPIFDGRLIADSFSLDREGFALVKHPTFVKDYYDDNEVRNVYYPAVEAFLKATLKADRVFIFDHTVRKRVEGAADIRGGGPRQPATRVHVDQTAVSGHNRVFEHLPDEAEQLVKGRVQVINLWRPIRGPLRDSPLAMADGTTVAPEDLIASDLIYPNRSGETYSVKYNPNHRWFYIPEMTPDEAILLKCYDSATDGRTRFGPHTAFVDPTTPADAAPRESIELRTLVFHKQ
- a CDS encoding MFS transporter produces the protein MDGVVTKEAAGIGFRALVLALLALGSGHMLSTLLRTIPAISLDLMARDFGTSPQALASLTSIYHFSFAASQIPVGAAMDRFGVRPVSLSLLGGTVVGTLVSALATGPASFVLGQLMLGIATSGMLMCPMTLAAKQMSAAKFGLWSGLILSIGNIGMLLSASPLAFVVDQFGWRAGFWGSAGFGIVVLIAVFALVPRQPAAHADDSSPLQQMAEVLRLGLSRGLRGLIALSLVSLGASLVLRGLWGGPWLMDVKGLSRIEAGNVLGLFTLAMIIGPACIGAIDRKFGHRRTMVASTHAVAALLLVLMAAGAPHLAVSNLLGVAVMPVRYDLVLLILIGFATSAQPLIYGMTRQLVDAQNTGKALSSVNLAFFLGAALLQFSTAGVAALFGLPAVLLFVAGALVIGIVLFLTYTRPSAA
- a CDS encoding anti-sigma factor, coding for MSNRPITEDDLHAYVDRALEPEREAEITAYLEKHPDMAKRIAAYSDERNLLRSALLPIAEEPLPPQLNLARMIERPRRRPSSFRWAIAAMLMLSIGGLGGWVIRSATLAPAGGIAALAEEASDSYKVYASDRTRPVELRDSTELVQWVSNRLRQPVKLPDLTKSGYRLMGGRVVPTAHGPAAMFMYDDDHGERLVVLTRPMTSDQNAPMAAHSGGDIAGFSWADGGTGYSLVGPRGVDSLRPLANEIRKQAQAI
- a CDS encoding sigma-70 family RNA polymerase sigma factor, translating into MNDMLRLVEPLIPALRRYARALVRDHAAADDLVQDCLERAVIHWEQRRSDNPRPWLFAILHNLAINQFRRATTRGVHVAIDETNEDAFGQEAAQEQKVMYRDVMAKLAKLPHDQRAVLLIVGVEDLSYADAAKVLGVPIGTVMSRLARARERLHQELEGTAGQLDHNVVQLRNKT
- a CDS encoding YncE family protein produces the protein MTGQFMKGLLATSMIALSTSAFAGQAPGTASSPDIPISHHDRVYAAEQFSNTVSVTDPVDNKLLGVIKLGDPQPGNFSPLYKGQVLVHGMGYSPDHHTLAIVSIGSNSVTFIDTATNAVKHVTYVGRSPHEAFFTPDGKEVWVTVRGENYISVIDAQSFKETMRIEVPAGPGMQIFSPDGKYGYICSSFNPETDVVSVADHQIVAKVKQESPFCPNIAATPDGEQVWFTLKDVGRTQVFNAKPPFNLIKTIDTGPITNHVNFAKTAKGTFAYVTVGGTNEVKVFRTDDFSEVATIPVGNLPHGIWPSGDGTRVYVGLENADALAAIDTATNKVIANIPIGQAPQAIAYVPNAVPNPDDRQNLQALGVAGQAAHLALAPKHEAKGDKPPTSVSLFDQGLIQVVQASVTGLEPKQRYVLGLAEHADGTGSVEPLAAFMTNPAGSAIVNAAGPIRQIVQSAAKAERRYLVIASGEPAKLGAVIQVQTP
- a CDS encoding DUF305 domain-containing protein yields the protein MILRFLRPGFGAAVFGMRVLFTVAVSPVVLAQEAHQPAQTAQSAEESAFLAENDAAMTKMMNDMAAKPSGDIDRDFVAMMTPHHQGAIDMAVIELRYGKNERLRRIAQEIIVEQRQEIDAMKLALGEQVTDTTPAPTQQPGAKPGPAATTHDHMNMHHDMMKQETK